The following are encoded together in the Roseobacter denitrificans OCh 114 genome:
- the rplK gene encoding 50S ribosomal protein L11 — MAKKLVGSMKLQVPAGQANPSPPVGPALGQRGINIMEFCKAFNAKTADMEQGAPCPTVITYYQDKSFTMDIKTPPASYYLKKAAKLSSGAKTPSREVVGYVSSKQVREIAEAKMKDLNATSIEAAMKIILGSARSMGIEVK, encoded by the coding sequence ATGGCCAAGAAACTCGTTGGCAGCATGAAGCTGCAGGTGCCCGCCGGGCAAGCAAACCCATCTCCGCCGGTTGGTCCGGCGCTGGGTCAGCGCGGCATCAACATCATGGAATTCTGCAAGGCGTTCAACGCCAAGACCGCAGATATGGAGCAAGGCGCCCCTTGCCCGACCGTGATCACCTATTATCAGGACAAGTCCTTCACCATGGATATCAAGACGCCGCCAGCGTCTTATTACCTCAAGAAGGCCGCCAAGCTGTCGTCCGGCGCAAAGACGCCGTCGCGCGAAGTCGTGGGTTACGTGAGCAGCAAGCAGGTCCGTGAGATTGCCGAAGCGAAGATGAAAGACCTGAACGCCACGTCGATCGAAGCGGCGATGAAGATCATTCTGGGTTCTGCCCGCTCCATGGGCATCGAGGTAAAGTAA
- the nusG gene encoding transcription termination/antitermination protein NusG has translation MAKRWYSVSVLSNFEKKIAEQIRTSVAEQELEDQIDEVLVPTEEVIEVRRGKKVTTERRFMPGYVLVHMEMSDKGYHLVNSINRVTGFLGPQGRPMPMRDAEVNAILNRVQEGEEAPRTLIHFEVGEKVKVADGPFEDFDGMIEEVDDENQRLKVSVSIFGRETPVELEFTQVNKQS, from the coding sequence ATGGCAAAGCGGTGGTATTCGGTCAGTGTCCTGTCGAACTTTGAAAAGAAGATCGCAGAGCAAATCCGTACTTCCGTGGCTGAGCAGGAGTTGGAAGACCAGATCGACGAAGTTCTGGTTCCGACCGAAGAGGTGATCGAGGTGCGGCGCGGCAAGAAGGTGACCACTGAGCGCCGTTTCATGCCGGGTTATGTGTTGGTGCATATGGAGATGTCGGACAAGGGGTATCACCTTGTGAACTCCATCAACCGCGTCACCGGGTTCCTTGGGCCACAGGGCCGACCGATGCCGATGCGGGATGCGGAAGTGAACGCGATTCTCAACCGTGTGCAGGAAGGTGAAGAAGCGCCGCGCACTTTGATCCATTTTGAGGTGGGCGAAAAGGTCAAGGTTGCCGATGGCCCGTTCGAGGACTTCGACGGCATGATCGAAGAAGTGGACGACGAGAACCAGCGCCTGAAGGTGTCGGTGTCTATCTTTGGCCGGGAGACGCCGGTCGAACTGGAATTCACGCAGGTCAATAAGCAGTCCTGA